The Leptospira langatensis genomic sequence TCTCGTCTAACTTGTCTTTGTGACGAAGTATATATACTTCCGTTTTTCGGATCAGATATCTCAGATCTTCCCAAGGTCCTAGTTTTTCTCTAAATAAAGAGAGAAGTGTTTCATAGGATTCTTCTTGGCGACTCGGTACGGAGAAGTCCGATTTTATCGAATCTATGGTCTTCAAAAGATCCTTTTTGAAGTTTGCAGGAGATCCTACAAGATCCTCCTGGATGATCTCCGGCTTCCAGGCGGGGAATTCCTGCCAAAAATATCCGTGATCCGGAAATGTCTCCAGGATCCGAGTCGCTTCCTCCGGACCTATGTTCTCCGTATTCTCTATTTTGGCACCTTGGGTGTTTACATTGTAAATGGGAAAATCTAAAGACTTGGCAGATTCCTCAAACCAATGCCGGTACAGATCCAAAACATAGTCCGTTAATACTTCGGCTCCGGTGACCGAAGGCACATAGCGAGTGTCTCTCTTACGGACCACTGCTTCATTGATCTTTTCCAGGCTTGTCTTTCTCGTGAGAAGGGTAAGCCATTTCTCATTATGATGAGTTCCTGTAGAATGGATCTCTCTTCCGGAATAAGCCAGATCCTGGCCTACTAGGAAACAGGGTCTGCATCCAAGGCCCCTTAGTAGATCGAAGGCCGTAGTGGCCACACTTCCTCCGGATTGTACATCTCCGATCGGCCCGAGTAGGGACTCTGCGCTCTTACTTCCCGCTGTAGCTTCTCTTTTTAATTCTCCGGAAGCATCTACCAGATATTTTGCGGTGATGCTGTGAACGACAGATCTAAATTGCAAATTTCTTAATATAGGTGGGGAACTGACCAGGTCCGCAAATAGAGGGATCCTTTTGGTATCTTCTCCCAAGAAATGGAATACGGAATGGGTCTGTGCATCCAAGGTCATGATCCCGTCAGGAATGATGCCATATTTAAGCAAAACTTTGAGGGAAGTATCGCAGGACATCACGAACACTTTATCTCGGATCGTTCGGATCCATTCGCATTGTCTTCTTAGATTCGGTCCCGCAGAAACTAAAAGAGAAGGAACTCCAGCAAACTTCTCTTTTAAGGACTCTATTCTTGTTTTAGGATTTGGTGGAGAGAGAAAATTAGCAGTGTTTACAAGAGAGTTGCGTACCCAAATCCTTTCGAACTCGAATTTGGTCAATAGATCGCTCATCTTAGAAGAAAGGATCTTTCGGAGCCGGATATCCGCTTCCGCATAGAAGACTTCTTCTAAGGAAACGCTAGCTGCATTTCGTAGGATCCGGATTCCGGAGACTCGTTCGACAGGTAATGATTCTAGATAATTCCAGAGTAAGGGAAGGGAGCTTTCTCCTAAGAATAAATGCCTGCCTGGGATCTCCATGACAGGTTCGAGCCATTCTTCCCAAAGAGGAAAAATGAGATCCTTTTCTTTGTCTACGAGTAGGAGGATTTGTCCCGGTTCTAGTTTTGCATTCACCTCTCGGATGAGATGAGGATTTCCGAGACCTAAGATGGCCACTAGATCCGTGGATTGGATCTGCACGGAATCCGTCTGGCGCTTTGCTTGGGTAAGAGGAGCTACGGAACTTGCGAGCGCTCTTCCATTCCTGCTTACAAAAACTTCTTTGGGATTCTTTGCCGCTTCCAAACGGAACTCCAAGGGTTCCGTGGGAACATTCTGGAAATAGAGACTGAGATAGGGTTTTTTCCCGAATATTTCTCTTGTTTTTTCCGGGAGATCGTGAGACATAATACTCCTAAGCATTCCAGAGTCCGCCCGATTCTGGTCACTTGCAATCAATTTCCCAAAGAAACACAAAAATACATATGTATCTCAAAAGCCTGAATATTGTTGGATTCAAGACCTTTGCGGACGAGACGGAAGTCCTTCTCGATCCGGGATTTACCGCAGTTGTAGGACCTAACGGTTCTGGAAAATCGAATATAGTCGACGCTTTAAAATGGGTCTTCGGTGAAAAATCCGCCAAGGGCCTTCGTGGTGATAAGATGGACGATGTTATCTTTCACGGCTCCGAAGCAAGGAAGCCCGCCGGCTTCGCCGAAGTAAGCGTTGTATTCGATAACTCTTCCAAACTCATTAAGATGGATTATCCTACCATCAAGTTGTCCCGCAGATTGTATGCGGATGGAAATAATGAATATCTAATTAACGATTCGAGAGTACAAAGAAAGGAGATCGAAAAGATCCTTTTGGATACCGGGATCGGAAAATCCAGTTACTCCATCATGGAGCAGGGAAAGGTGGATCGTATCCTTCATTCCAAGCCGGAAGAACGCAGGCTGATCTTTGAAGAAGCAGCCGGTATTTCCCGCTTCAAGATGGAAAGGCAAGAGGCTCTCAAAAAGCTTTCCGATACGAACCAGAACCTTCTTCGCATCCAAGATATCATGAATACCATGAAGAAGGAGATGGAGGTCAAGGAGAAGCAAGCGGAGAAGGCTGAAGAATACTTCCGTCTGAAGCAAGAGCTGGACGAGACCGACAAGATCATACGTTATATTAAATTCTCTACTTTGACTAGAAAGCATGAGACTTCCGAGACGGAACTCAGAGAGATCAAGGAAAAGAACCGAGTTCTTCTGGAGATGATCTCTGCTGAGACGGGAAGGATCGAAGAACTGGACCAACAAAAATCCGACCTGGAAAAGAAGGTAGCAGAGATAGACAAGAAGCTCTTGGACCATCTCACGCAAACCCAGATCCAAAAGGATAAGGTAGAGAGCAATAAGGGAATTATCCAGGATTATGCGGATCGCATCTCCGATATTAGAGAATCCTTAACTAAGGAAGAATCCACAAGTAGTCTTCTCCTGATCGAGAAAGAGAAGTTAGAAAAGGAATCCGTGGATCTGGAAGGCGAAAGCAAGAGCCTAGAGCTTGGGATCGAGGACCTTCGCAAGAACAGATCCGAGATCGAGTCCAAGATCGAGGCGGAGAATTTTTCCATCCAAGACAAGGAAACCCGCATCCAATCCAATGATAAGCGCCATGTGGAATTGAGAGAGAAGCTAAAGGAAGTCATCTTCGATCTGATCACTCAATTGGAATCCCGTAAGAAGGAAGCTCAGGCCACAGAAGAGGAAAGGAATCGACTCAAGGATCTTCTTCTCCAAGAAGCGGATCGGATCCATTCTCTTAGCTTGGAAATGCAATCTTCGGTCTCTTCTTCACAGGAAGAATGGAAAGAAAAGATCTCTTATCTTGTCGGCAAGCTTGGCATAGAGCAATTCCGTTCTCAGTTGGGAGAATATTTCTCCTTGGAGGACAGCATTCGTAGTCTTCTATTTGATCGGGATGGATTCCTTTCCCAGAAAGAGGGTCTGGACCAAGAGATAGAGGATCTGATCTTAGAAAACGAGAATCATACCCGTTCCATCAAGGAATCCGGGATTACGATCGAAACCTTACGAGAAGAAGCGGAGAATATCCGTGAAAAGATCGTATATCTCGAAAAGCGGATCCTGGAATTGAATTCAGAGAGAAATTCCAAGATAGAGTCCGCTAAATCTCTGGGCGAAAGGATAGAAGAGACCCAAAAAAGGATCTTCGCCGCTCAAGATTCCATGAAGACCCTGGCTACTAAAAAGACTGAGTTTGAAAAGGAAGTAGTAGAACTCGAACAACAGATAGAGAATCGATACAACGAATTCCTGGAAATGAGCCGTGCTTTAGATTCGGAAAAGGAAGCTCTTAGAAATATAGTCAAAGAAATCCAAGGATTGAAGAACGAGATCCAGAAGAACCAAGAGGATTACAAAAATCTTTTCCCAATCTTAACGGAGAAGGAAAAGGCAGTCTCCGTTTATAAGGTCCAATTGGAATCCTTTTCCGAGGAATTGTACAACGACTATTCTATTTCCGAGCAGGAACTCTCCGACGAATTCAAGGAAAAGAAATTGGAGAAGGGCGAAAGCGAATCCAAACTGAAACGCCTGAAATCCGATATCCAAATGTTAGGCTCCATCAATCCTCTTTCTATCGAGGAATACAGGAATGTAAAAGAGATCTATGAACATCATAGAACTCAAAAAGAAGATATCGAAAGATCTAAAAACGATATCGCGGAGATCCTGAAAAACATCAACGAAGAGTCCGAAAAATTATTTAGAGAGACCTTCGAAAAGATCCGAGAGAATTTTCAAGAGACCTTCTCCACCTTATTCAATGGGGGAAGGGCGATGCTGGAACTCGTGGATGGCGAAGACAGCCTAAATGCGGGCATCGAGATCATGGCAGAGCCGCCCGGAAAGCACGTGCAGAACCTGAGGCTTCTTTCCGGTGGGGAAAAATCACTGACTGCGATCGCACTTCTGTTCGCGATCTATATGGTGAAACCTTCTCCTTTCTGTTTCCTAGATGAGATCGACGCGGCACTCGATGAGGCGAACAAACTTCGCTTCTGCCA encodes the following:
- a CDS encoding motility associated factor glycosyltransferase family protein, translating into MSHDLPEKTREIFGKKPYLSLYFQNVPTEPLEFRLEAAKNPKEVFVSRNGRALASSVAPLTQAKRQTDSVQIQSTDLVAILGLGNPHLIREVNAKLEPGQILLLVDKEKDLIFPLWEEWLEPVMEIPGRHLFLGESSLPLLWNYLESLPVERVSGIRILRNAASVSLEEVFYAEADIRLRKILSSKMSDLLTKFEFERIWVRNSLVNTANFLSPPNPKTRIESLKEKFAGVPSLLVSAGPNLRRQCEWIRTIRDKVFVMSCDTSLKVLLKYGIIPDGIMTLDAQTHSVFHFLGEDTKRIPLFADLVSSPPILRNLQFRSVVHSITAKYLVDASGELKREATAGSKSAESLLGPIGDVQSGGSVATTAFDLLRGLGCRPCFLVGQDLAYSGREIHSTGTHHNEKWLTLLTRKTSLEKINEAVVRKRDTRYVPSVTGAEVLTDYVLDLYRHWFEESAKSLDFPIYNVNTQGAKIENTENIGPEEATRILETFPDHGYFWQEFPAWKPEIIQEDLVGSPANFKKDLLKTIDSIKSDFSVPSRQEESYETLLSLFREKLGPWEDLRYLIRKTEVYILRHKDKLDEIRKRQLFISAILKEFTGLRRKLLAGEN
- a CDS encoding chromosome segregation SMC family protein is translated as MYLKSLNIVGFKTFADETEVLLDPGFTAVVGPNGSGKSNIVDALKWVFGEKSAKGLRGDKMDDVIFHGSEARKPAGFAEVSVVFDNSSKLIKMDYPTIKLSRRLYADGNNEYLINDSRVQRKEIEKILLDTGIGKSSYSIMEQGKVDRILHSKPEERRLIFEEAAGISRFKMERQEALKKLSDTNQNLLRIQDIMNTMKKEMEVKEKQAEKAEEYFRLKQELDETDKIIRYIKFSTLTRKHETSETELREIKEKNRVLLEMISAETGRIEELDQQKSDLEKKVAEIDKKLLDHLTQTQIQKDKVESNKGIIQDYADRISDIRESLTKEESTSSLLLIEKEKLEKESVDLEGESKSLELGIEDLRKNRSEIESKIEAENFSIQDKETRIQSNDKRHVELREKLKEVIFDLITQLESRKKEAQATEEERNRLKDLLLQEADRIHSLSLEMQSSVSSSQEEWKEKISYLVGKLGIEQFRSQLGEYFSLEDSIRSLLFDRDGFLSQKEGLDQEIEDLILENENHTRSIKESGITIETLREEAENIREKIVYLEKRILELNSERNSKIESAKSLGERIEETQKRIFAAQDSMKTLATKKTEFEKEVVELEQQIENRYNEFLEMSRALDSEKEALRNIVKEIQGLKNEIQKNQEDYKNLFPILTEKEKAVSVYKVQLESFSEELYNDYSISEQELSDEFKEKKLEKGESESKLKRLKSDIQMLGSINPLSIEEYRNVKEIYEHHRTQKEDIERSKNDIAEILKNINEESEKLFRETFEKIRENFQETFSTLFNGGRAMLELVDGEDSLNAGIEIMAEPPGKHVQNLRLLSGGEKSLTAIALLFAIYMVKPSPFCFLDEIDAALDEANKLRFCQILDKFKDKSQFVVITHAQSTIHRANSIFGVTNEEPGISKIISLRLDEAREFAGSGKAVEAV